Proteins from a single region of Aerococcus viridans:
- the obgE gene encoding GTPase ObgE, with translation MSTFFDYAKIWVKGGKGGDGMVAFLREKYRPDGGPAGGDGGRGGDIIFKVDEGLRTLMDFRYNRHFKAKPGENGMPKGMYGRGAEDMYVAVPPGTVVKNFDTGQIIGDLVENGEELVVAHGGRGGRGNMKFATHNNPAPEIAENGEPGDEITLQLELKLIADAGLVGFPSVGKSTLLSVVTAATPKIGDYHFTTITPNLGVVNTRSHESFVLADLPGLIEGAADGIGLGFQFLRHVERTKVILHVIDMGGFENRDPFDDYVAINKELHNYDDNLMSKPTIIVANKMDIPEAELYIEEFKEKLASYFAENYPDLELPEIFPISAYTREGLDPLMDHTAELIRLEEERIAEEGKQASTETVVYEIPEDEEPPFYVGRESDGTFYLYGDKIEKTFKMANLEYDESALRFARQLKNMGVDKALAARGAKQGDIIRILDYEFEFQE, from the coding sequence ATGTCAACATTTTTTGATTATGCCAAGATCTGGGTAAAAGGAGGTAAGGGTGGCGACGGTATGGTTGCCTTTTTACGAGAAAAATATCGTCCAGATGGAGGTCCAGCTGGAGGAGATGGCGGTCGCGGAGGCGACATCATCTTCAAAGTTGACGAAGGGTTAAGAACCTTGATGGATTTCCGTTACAACCGTCACTTTAAGGCAAAACCAGGTGAAAATGGTATGCCAAAAGGTATGTACGGTCGTGGTGCAGAGGATATGTATGTCGCTGTACCCCCTGGAACTGTTGTCAAAAACTTTGACACTGGTCAAATTATTGGTGATTTAGTGGAGAACGGTGAAGAGCTCGTCGTTGCACATGGTGGTCGTGGTGGCCGTGGGAACATGAAATTTGCGACCCACAACAACCCGGCACCAGAAATCGCTGAAAATGGTGAACCAGGTGACGAAATTACCCTACAACTAGAATTGAAATTGATTGCTGATGCTGGATTAGTTGGTTTCCCATCAGTTGGTAAATCAACCTTATTATCGGTTGTCACAGCGGCAACACCTAAAATTGGTGATTACCACTTTACGACCATTACACCAAATTTAGGTGTGGTAAATACTCGTTCGCATGAATCTTTTGTATTAGCCGATTTACCAGGGTTAATCGAAGGGGCTGCTGATGGTATTGGTTTAGGATTCCAATTCTTACGCCACGTTGAGCGTACCAAGGTGATTTTACATGTGATTGATATGGGTGGCTTTGAAAACCGTGACCCATTTGATGATTATGTAGCCATCAACAAAGAATTGCATAATTATGATGACAATTTGATGTCTAAACCAACGATTATCGTAGCCAATAAAATGGATATTCCTGAAGCTGAATTATATATTGAAGAATTCAAGGAAAAACTTGCAAGCTATTTTGCAGAAAACTATCCAGACTTAGAATTGCCAGAAATTTTCCCAATCTCAGCTTATACTAGAGAAGGTTTAGATCCTTTAATGGACCATACGGCTGAATTGATCCGTTTAGAAGAAGAGCGTATTGCTGAAGAAGGCAAACAAGCGTCTACTGAAACAGTGGTTTATGAAATCCCTGAAGACGAGGAACCACCATTCTATGTGGGCCGTGAGTCAGATGGGACCTTCTACTTATACGGTGACAAAATTGAGAAAACATTCAAGATGGCGAACTTGGAATATGATGAGTCGGCATTACGATTTGCTCGTCAGTTGAAAAATATGGGTGTTGATAAAGCCTTGGCTGCACGTGGTGCGAAGCAAGGGGATATTATCCGTATCCTAGATTACGAGTTCGAATTCCAAGAATAG
- the glyS gene encoding glycine--tRNA ligase subunit beta, whose protein sequence is MSQHTFLFEIGLEEVPAQYVRNAVNQLKSLVENFLSDNRLIFDDVETFATPRRLTVRVNGLADKQTDFSEVAKGPAKRIAQDEEGNWTKAAQGFARGKGASVEDIYFEEVKGEEYVFINISQPGSQAADILQDVVSVIDQMSFPVSMHWASYDVKYIRPIHWMVALLDDQVLPLTFLNLTASNISRGHRYLGSQEVVIADANAYEAALADEFVIVKQDERKALIEQQIEQLASENQYQIDIDADLLEEVTQIVEYPTAFIGNFDKKYLELPDEVLITSMKNHQRYFYVKDQAGKLLPLFLAVRNGNAEHLDNVRKGNQKVLTARLEDGFFFVNEDKTKTIQDFQDRLAKVTFHAEIGSLQEKMARTGQIAQYLAEKWSGQLAEVQIADVTRTGEIYKFDLMTGIVDEFSELQGIMGEKYALAFGEAPAVATAIREHYMPISAEGELPASQLGKLFAVSDKLDSVISFFNIDRIPSGSNDPFALRRQTSGIVRILIENELTFDWKTDIISILQTVYGIEDQERLVHLQTALSQFVNDRLKAILNDQGVRYDIADAVLQSRSADILRKLAASKVLQAASEKASFKETLEAWNRILNLGAKARELNVQDVTIEESRFESDSEVALFNAAKGLEMTNDMQNNYNQLEALTPVITEFFDNNMVFAEDQTVQNNRLGILSMIAQAILTLADTNRINTK, encoded by the coding sequence ATGAGCCAACATACATTTTTATTTGAAATTGGTTTGGAAGAAGTACCTGCTCAATACGTACGTAATGCCGTGAACCAATTAAAATCGCTAGTAGAAAACTTTTTGTCAGATAACCGTTTAATTTTTGACGATGTCGAAACGTTTGCGACACCGCGTCGTTTGACTGTGCGTGTTAATGGCTTAGCAGATAAGCAAACAGACTTCTCTGAAGTAGCTAAGGGACCTGCTAAACGTATTGCTCAAGATGAAGAGGGTAACTGGACGAAAGCTGCTCAAGGTTTCGCCCGCGGTAAAGGTGCTTCTGTTGAGGATATTTACTTTGAAGAAGTCAAAGGTGAAGAGTACGTCTTCATTAATATTTCGCAACCAGGTAGCCAAGCGGCTGACATTTTACAAGATGTGGTTTCAGTTATTGACCAAATGTCATTCCCTGTTTCTATGCACTGGGCTTCATATGATGTTAAATACATCCGCCCAATCCACTGGATGGTTGCCTTATTAGATGACCAAGTCTTACCGTTAACCTTCTTGAATCTAACAGCTTCAAATATCTCACGTGGACACCGTTATTTAGGTTCTCAAGAGGTCGTGATTGCGGATGCCAATGCTTATGAGGCAGCCTTAGCTGACGAATTTGTTATTGTAAAACAAGACGAACGAAAAGCATTAATCGAACAACAAATCGAGCAATTAGCGAGCGAAAACCAATACCAAATCGACATCGATGCTGACTTACTTGAAGAAGTTACCCAAATTGTTGAATACCCAACTGCCTTTATCGGCAACTTTGACAAGAAATACCTTGAATTACCAGATGAAGTATTGATCACTTCAATGAAGAACCACCAACGTTACTTTTATGTTAAAGACCAAGCAGGCAAATTGTTGCCATTGTTCTTAGCTGTTCGTAACGGTAATGCTGAACACTTAGATAATGTCCGTAAGGGTAATCAAAAAGTCCTAACTGCACGATTGGAAGATGGTTTCTTCTTCGTCAATGAAGATAAAACTAAAACGATTCAAGACTTCCAAGACCGTTTAGCTAAAGTAACTTTCCATGCTGAAATTGGTTCTCTACAGGAAAAAATGGCCCGTACTGGTCAAATAGCCCAATATTTAGCCGAAAAATGGTCTGGTCAGTTAGCTGAAGTCCAAATTGCTGACGTCACTCGAACTGGTGAAATCTACAAGTTTGATTTAATGACTGGTATTGTGGATGAATTCTCTGAATTACAAGGGATCATGGGTGAAAAATATGCCTTAGCATTTGGTGAAGCACCTGCAGTTGCTACTGCTATTCGCGAACACTACATGCCAATTTCTGCTGAAGGTGAATTACCTGCTAGCCAATTGGGTAAATTATTTGCTGTGTCAGACAAACTAGATTCAGTGATTTCATTCTTTAATATTGACCGAATTCCTTCTGGTTCAAACGATCCGTTTGCTTTACGTCGACAAACATCAGGAATTGTGCGTATTCTAATCGAAAATGAGTTAACTTTTGACTGGAAAACTGATATCATTAGTATCTTGCAAACTGTTTATGGTATTGAAGACCAAGAACGCCTAGTTCACTTGCAAACAGCTTTAAGCCAATTTGTGAATGACCGCTTGAAAGCTATCTTAAATGACCAAGGAGTTCGTTATGATATCGCGGATGCTGTTTTGCAAAGCCGTTCAGCGGATATCTTAAGAAAATTAGCGGCAAGTAAAGTCTTACAAGCAGCTAGTGAAAAAGCGTCATTTAAAGAAACACTTGAAGCATGGAACCGTATTTTGAACTTGGGTGCGAAAGCCCGTGAACTTAATGTCCAAGATGTTACAATAGAAGAAAGTCGTTTTGAATCAGATTCAGAAGTTGCATTGTTTAATGCTGCTAAAGGGTTAGAGATGACAAATGACATGCAGAACAACTATAATCAACTTGAGGCATTAACACCAGTTATTACCGAATTCTTTGATAACAACATGGTATTTGCTGAAGACCAAACGGTACAAAACAACCGTTTAGGCATCTTAAGCATGATTGCGCAAGCAATTTTGACGCTTGCTGATACAAACCGTATTAACACGAAATAA
- the glyQ gene encoding glycine--tRNA ligase subunit alpha: protein MNILATNHKTFQDIILTLQNYWAEQGCLVLNAYDTEKGAGTMSPYTFLRAIGPEPWNACYVEPSRRPADGRYGENPNRLYQHHQFQVVMKPNPDNIQELYIESLKQLGIDPLKHDIRFVEDNWENPSLGCAGLGWEVWLDGMEVTQFTYFQQVGGLECKPVTSELTYGLERLASYIQEVDSVYDIEWVEGVKYGEIFGQAEYEHSVYSFEESDVDMLFSAFNKYEAEALKQIDNELVHPAYDYILKCSHAFNLLDARGVISVTDRAAYLARIRNMARRVAKMFVKKRADLGYPLLDRETAEALLKEEK from the coding sequence GTGAACATCTTGGCAACCAATCATAAAACATTTCAAGATATAATTTTAACTTTACAAAACTACTGGGCTGAACAAGGTTGTTTAGTTTTAAACGCATATGACACTGAAAAAGGTGCTGGTACCATGTCACCTTATACTTTCTTGCGTGCAATTGGTCCTGAACCATGGAACGCTTGCTACGTAGAACCATCTCGCCGTCCAGCAGATGGTCGTTACGGTGAAAACCCTAACCGTCTATACCAACATCACCAATTCCAAGTAGTGATGAAACCAAACCCAGATAATATTCAAGAATTATACATTGAAAGCTTGAAACAATTAGGGATTGATCCATTAAAACATGATATTCGTTTTGTAGAAGACAACTGGGAAAACCCATCACTTGGCTGTGCTGGTTTAGGTTGGGAAGTTTGGTTAGACGGGATGGAAGTCACCCAATTTACTTATTTCCAACAAGTTGGTGGTTTAGAATGTAAACCTGTTACATCTGAATTAACATATGGTTTGGAACGTTTAGCATCTTATATCCAAGAAGTAGATTCAGTTTACGATATTGAATGGGTTGAAGGCGTTAAATACGGTGAAATTTTTGGTCAAGCAGAATACGAGCATTCAGTTTACTCATTTGAAGAATCTGATGTAGACATGTTATTTTCTGCCTTCAATAAATATGAAGCAGAAGCCTTGAAACAAATCGACAACGAATTAGTCCACCCAGCTTATGATTACATTTTGAAATGTTCACATGCATTTAACTTACTGGATGCTCGTGGTGTGATTTCAGTTACTGACCGTGCCGCTTACCTTGCACGTATTCGTAACATGGCTCGCCGTGTAGCAAAAATGTTTGTGAAGAAACGTGCTGACTTAGGTTATCCATTGTTAGACCGTGAAACTGCAGAAGCGTTATTGAAGGAGGAAAAATAA
- the recO gene encoding DNA repair protein RecO, whose product MRKEQYARFDGIVLFTRKYKEKDLLIKIFTKEFGKRMFFIKNIQRQNNGLREIAFPYMRASFVGTINDKGFSFLNDTDDVLFPKTTISDIQANAYAAYMTGLTDAAFEDFIKEDKVFDLLWRGLDKIEAGVDPSVVANIFEIQLLPKFGVAPNFRSCAICGRDQGRFDYSMRYAGVLCEQHFHMDDRRLHWSPRASHFVRLFSQIPYEKLGQVDLQAKTKTEIRQALDDLYEEYVGIHLKSKHFISQMETFVNPLDDKREKKYDNS is encoded by the coding sequence ATGCGAAAGGAACAATACGCGCGTTTCGATGGGATTGTCCTTTTTACGCGTAAATACAAAGAAAAAGACCTACTGATTAAAATATTCACCAAGGAATTTGGTAAGCGGATGTTTTTCATTAAGAATATTCAACGGCAGAATAATGGTTTAAGGGAAATTGCCTTTCCTTACATGCGGGCCTCGTTTGTGGGAACCATCAACGATAAAGGTTTCTCCTTCTTAAATGATACGGACGATGTTCTATTTCCTAAGACAACCATCTCAGACATCCAGGCCAATGCCTACGCAGCCTACATGACAGGTTTGACTGATGCCGCCTTTGAAGATTTTATCAAAGAAGACAAGGTTTTTGACTTGCTCTGGCGCGGTCTAGACAAAATAGAAGCCGGTGTCGATCCGTCAGTCGTGGCCAATATATTTGAAATTCAATTGTTGCCGAAGTTTGGGGTGGCCCCCAACTTTAGGTCTTGTGCTATTTGTGGCCGTGATCAAGGTCGTTTTGACTATTCCATGCGATATGCTGGCGTTTTGTGCGAACAGCATTTTCATATGGATGACAGACGTCTCCATTGGTCACCACGGGCGAGTCATTTTGTTCGGCTGTTTAGTCAAATTCCTTACGAAAAATTGGGACAAGTGGATTTGCAGGCGAAAACGAAAACTGAAATTCGTCAAGCCTTGGATGATCTTTACGAAGAGTATGTAGGAATCCACTTAAAAAGTAAGCATTTTATCAGTCAGATGGAAACTTTCGTCAATCCGCTTGACGACAAAAGAGAAAAAAAGTATGATAATAGCTGA
- the era gene encoding GTPase Era: MNIEDFNINDFDNIEDLEKLLEDDGDQAGDDFGGYKSGFVAIVGRPNVGKSTFLNRVVGQKVAIMSDKAQTTRNKIQAVYTTDEAQIVFIDTPGIHKPHNELGEFMNKSAYQSLEEVDAILMLVNAEEPIGPGDKFVFEKIKNYKTRKFLGVNKIDKVSPEALAEFMQTIPSPESFDGIIPLSALNGNNVETLIDTLVDLLPTGPQYYPSEFITDHPEYFVVSELIREQILLNTYEEIPHSVAVQVDSMQKDELGRVHVYATIIVDQKSQKGIIIGKGGKMIKKIGVEARKEIENLLGSKIYLELWVKIIKNWRNNKANLGDLGYNHKNYKG; encoded by the coding sequence TTGAATATAGAAGATTTTAATATAAATGATTTTGACAATATTGAGGATTTAGAAAAATTACTAGAGGACGACGGCGACCAAGCTGGCGATGACTTTGGTGGTTATAAGTCAGGGTTTGTGGCAATCGTTGGCCGTCCTAATGTTGGGAAATCAACCTTTTTAAATCGCGTTGTGGGGCAAAAAGTAGCCATTATGTCTGACAAGGCGCAAACGACGCGTAACAAAATCCAAGCGGTTTATACAACAGATGAAGCGCAAATTGTTTTCATCGATACACCAGGTATTCATAAACCCCATAATGAGTTGGGCGAGTTTATGAATAAGTCAGCTTACCAATCACTTGAAGAAGTAGATGCCATCTTAATGTTGGTGAATGCGGAAGAACCGATTGGCCCTGGTGATAAATTCGTCTTTGAAAAGATTAAAAACTACAAGACCCGTAAGTTCTTGGGTGTGAATAAAATCGATAAAGTGTCACCAGAGGCACTAGCTGAATTTATGCAAACTATCCCAAGCCCAGAATCTTTTGACGGGATTATCCCACTATCTGCTTTAAACGGGAATAATGTGGAAACATTAATCGACACTTTGGTTGATCTATTACCGACTGGTCCGCAATACTACCCATCTGAATTTATCACTGACCATCCAGAATACTTCGTAGTTTCTGAGTTAATCCGTGAGCAAATTCTACTAAATACCTATGAAGAAATCCCGCATTCAGTTGCTGTTCAAGTAGACTCCATGCAAAAAGATGAACTGGGCCGCGTGCATGTGTATGCGACCATTATCGTTGACCAAAAGAGTCAAAAAGGAATCATCATTGGTAAGGGCGGTAAGATGATCAAGAAAATTGGTGTTGAAGCGCGTAAGGAAATTGAAAACTTACTAGGCTCAAAAATTTATTTAGAACTTTGGGTGAAAATTATCAAGAACTGGCGTAACAACAAGGCCAACTTAGGTGACCTTGGCTACAATCATAAAAACTATAAGGGTTAA
- a CDS encoding diacylglycerol kinase family protein has protein sequence MDLKERKQVPKPPKVDKNHNFFESMGYALRGIKFAFGHERNIRYQILGLILVMSAAWFFTLSIEKWLILILTCAIVICMEITNTIAEWIIDLVTDNQYHPIAKNVKDVAAGGVLISSTMAVIIGLLIFVPEILLFFK, from the coding sequence ATGGACTTAAAAGAGCGTAAACAAGTACCAAAACCACCAAAAGTAGATAAGAACCATAATTTTTTTGAATCAATGGGTTATGCCTTAAGGGGGATAAAATTTGCCTTTGGCCATGAACGAAACATTCGTTACCAGATTCTGGGCTTGATTTTAGTCATGTCGGCCGCTTGGTTTTTTACTTTGTCCATTGAGAAGTGGCTAATTTTAATTTTAACCTGTGCTATTGTGATCTGTATGGAAATTACCAATACCATTGCTGAGTGGATTATTGATTTAGTGACCGACAACCAATACCATCCCATTGCAAAAAATGTGAAGGATGTAGCGGCTGGTGGCGTACTGATTTCATCTACAATGGCTGTAATTATTGGCTTGTTAATTTTTGTACCTGAGATTTTACTTTTTTTCAAATGA
- the ybeY gene encoding rRNA maturation RNase YbeY: protein MLHELLDFAADYLKLTGEIDLSLTIVNDAEIHEINKTYRNIDRPTDVISFAIEDLGEDELAVMGLPEDMPRELGDLFISIDKTREQAADYGHSFERELGFLAVHGFLHLNGYDHMNEADEKEMFGLQKEILDAYGLKRA from the coding sequence ATGTTGCATGAGTTGTTGGATTTTGCAGCAGATTATTTGAAACTTACTGGAGAAATTGACTTATCTTTAACCATCGTGAATGATGCAGAAATTCATGAAATCAATAAAACTTACCGCAACATTGACCGTCCAACTGACGTGATTTCTTTTGCGATTGAAGATTTAGGTGAGGATGAATTAGCAGTTATGGGCTTGCCAGAGGATATGCCACGTGAATTGGGCGATCTTTTCATCTCAATTGATAAAACGCGTGAACAAGCAGCTGATTATGGCCATTCTTTTGAACGTGAACTAGGCTTTTTAGCTGTCCATGGATTCTTGCATTTAAATGGTTATGACCATATGAATGAAGCAGATGAAAAGGAAATGTTTGGCCTACAGAAAGAGATTTTAGATGCTTATGGACTTAAAAGAGCGTAA
- a CDS encoding PhoH family protein: protein MTESAISKSVALMNPALAVQLFGTEDRNLSLIEQAFEVQIFARDEQIEVTGQEADVAQAIDLLTELQVILQSGITIGDRDVVTAIKMAKNGTLNHFVSLYEEEIGRTFEGKAIRTKTVGQRQYLHAVNKHAITFGIGPAGTGKTFLAVMMAVQALKQGRVKRIVLTRPAVEAGESLGFLPGDLKEKVDPYLRPIYDALYTIYGREHTERLLERGVIEVAPLAYMRGRTLEDAFVILDEAQNTTVAQMKMFLTRLGFGSKMIVNGDKTQIDLPRGAKSGLIDAERHLQGIKDIDFVHFTATDVVRHPVVSAIINAYANEDKGN from the coding sequence TTGACAGAATCTGCAATCAGTAAAAGTGTAGCCTTGATGAATCCAGCATTAGCCGTACAACTATTTGGTACTGAGGACCGTAATCTTTCTTTGATTGAACAAGCTTTTGAGGTGCAAATATTTGCTAGAGATGAGCAAATTGAGGTGACCGGACAAGAAGCGGATGTTGCCCAAGCGATTGATTTACTGACTGAATTACAAGTTATTCTACAATCGGGTATCACAATTGGTGACCGTGATGTGGTTACTGCGATTAAAATGGCAAAGAATGGGACTTTGAACCATTTTGTGAGTCTATATGAAGAGGAAATTGGCCGGACCTTTGAGGGGAAAGCCATTCGTACAAAAACTGTAGGTCAACGTCAATATTTACACGCTGTCAATAAACATGCCATTACTTTTGGGATTGGGCCAGCTGGTACCGGGAAAACTTTCTTAGCAGTGATGATGGCCGTTCAGGCTTTAAAACAAGGACGGGTAAAACGGATTGTTCTAACGCGTCCAGCAGTTGAAGCAGGGGAAAGCTTAGGTTTCCTACCTGGTGACTTGAAAGAGAAGGTTGACCCGTACTTACGACCAATATATGATGCCCTATATACTATTTATGGCCGGGAGCATACTGAACGCTTACTGGAACGTGGCGTGATTGAAGTGGCACCACTTGCTTATATGCGAGGTCGGACTTTGGAAGACGCTTTTGTCATTCTTGATGAAGCACAAAATACAACGGTTGCCCAAATGAAGATGTTCTTAACTCGTCTTGGTTTCGGATCTAAGATGATTGTCAACGGAGACAAGACACAAATTGATTTACCTAGAGGCGCTAAATCTGGGTTAATCGACGCGGAAAGACACTTGCAGGGGATTAAAGATATCGACTTTGTGCACTTTACAGCGACTGATGTTGTTCGTCACCCAGTGGTTTCAGCAATCATCAATGCCTACGCCAATGAAGATAAGGGAAATTAA
- a CDS encoding phosphoglycerate dehydrogenase, with product MQKILAIANLVKDWQIDDIKDLASDYQVKMADQLTDADFPNIEIQYGWNADLAEKYAANGYDSLRWIQVQFAGINQLPKEIITDEKIQITNMSGIHAIPIAETVFGYILNYYRSLHIYKVREENQQWEYAQHMSLPGKKMVVFGAGNVGKEIARIGQAFGLETVGVNTSGHDVDYFNQTVKTADGFEHVTDANIIVNVLPETAATQNVFDAAYFSRQEKQPLFINVGRGSAIVDQDLIEAIDKGDIAYAALDVFREEPLPADNPFWTHSKIDVTPHMTGQVEHFAVETYKIFQANLRSYTEDDDLSVNVVSKEKGY from the coding sequence ATGCAAAAAATATTAGCCATTGCAAACCTTGTAAAGGATTGGCAAATCGATGATATCAAAGACTTAGCAAGCGATTACCAGGTGAAAATGGCGGATCAATTGACCGACGCAGACTTCCCCAATATTGAAATCCAATATGGTTGGAATGCGGATTTAGCTGAAAAATATGCAGCAAATGGTTATGATAGCCTTCGCTGGATTCAAGTCCAATTCGCTGGCATCAATCAATTGCCTAAAGAAATTATCACTGATGAAAAGATTCAAATCACTAACATGAGTGGGATTCATGCGATACCGATCGCAGAGACCGTTTTTGGTTACATCTTGAACTACTACCGTAGTCTACATATTTATAAGGTGCGTGAAGAAAACCAACAATGGGAATATGCCCAACATATGTCCTTACCTGGAAAGAAAATGGTTGTGTTTGGTGCTGGTAATGTAGGAAAAGAAATCGCCCGTATTGGCCAAGCATTCGGTTTAGAAACAGTCGGCGTGAATACATCAGGACACGATGTAGACTATTTTAATCAAACGGTTAAAACAGCGGACGGTTTTGAACACGTGACTGACGCCAACATTATCGTCAATGTTCTTCCTGAAACTGCTGCCACACAAAACGTGTTTGACGCAGCTTATTTCAGTCGCCAGGAAAAGCAACCTTTATTTATTAATGTAGGTCGTGGCTCAGCCATTGTAGACCAAGACTTAATTGAAGCTATCGATAAAGGTGACATTGCCTATGCGGCTCTCGATGTCTTTAGAGAAGAACCCTTGCCAGCAGACAATCCTTTCTGGACCCATAGCAAGATTGATGTGACCCCGCATATGACAGGTCAAGTAGAACACTTTGCCGTAGAGACTTACAAGATATTCCAAGCAAACTTAAGATCTTACACGGAAGATGACGATTTATCAGTCAATGTCGTTTCAAAAGAAAAAGGCTATTAA
- a CDS encoding 2-keto-4-pentenoate hydratase produces the protein MMDQEIIHASKTLYQADNEKVPVQYGKFGIVNEEDGYRVQQAVLDLRKEAGEKVAGYKISLSAKIQQSFFKTTTPLYGVMTDKGVWGSDLDLSKFMGPLLEFEIIFKAEETISPDDSVETIMSKCKVATGYEIPDCRYDNWYGNISKFELIADGAANAGVVAGEYVKRTYEEIDDVMGTVTVDGQPYTQGSSKEVMGHPAYSVRWLAQKLAETGQAIEPGMFVASGAVNMPKVIQPGVYVGKFEGLPPVTLNAK, from the coding sequence ATGATGGATCAAGAAATTATTCACGCAAGTAAGACCCTATACCAAGCAGACAATGAAAAAGTGCCGGTACAATACGGGAAATTTGGTATCGTCAACGAAGAAGACGGCTACCGAGTGCAACAAGCTGTTTTAGATTTAAGAAAAGAGGCTGGTGAAAAGGTTGCAGGTTATAAAATCTCCCTGTCAGCAAAAATTCAGCAATCATTTTTTAAGACCACAACGCCTTTATACGGCGTCATGACAGACAAAGGTGTTTGGGGTTCGGATCTGGACTTGAGCAAATTTATGGGTCCTTTGTTAGAATTTGAAATCATATTCAAGGCTGAAGAAACCATTTCGCCTGACGATTCAGTGGAAACTATTATGTCTAAATGTAAGGTGGCGACAGGCTATGAAATTCCTGATTGCCGGTATGACAATTGGTACGGGAACATTTCAAAATTTGAATTGATTGCCGATGGGGCAGCTAACGCCGGTGTAGTAGCCGGTGAATATGTCAAACGGACCTACGAAGAAATTGATGACGTGATGGGGACAGTAACAGTAGATGGTCAACCATACACCCAAGGTTCTTCAAAAGAGGTGATGGGCCACCCAGCTTATTCAGTCCGATGGTTGGCACAAAAATTAGCTGAAACAGGCCAAGCTATTGAACCAGGCATGTTTGTGGCTTCTGGTGCCGTTAATATGCCGAAAGTCATTCAACCAGGCGTTTATGTAGGCAAATTTGAAGGGCTACCTCCAGTTACGCTAAACGCTAAATAA
- a CDS encoding SDR family NAD(P)-dependent oxidoreductase, whose amino-acid sequence MDLGLKGKVAVITGASRGIGFETAKTLAEEGAQVVITARHEDRLIEAQTAIKEATGVEVDYAVADVTDLPAVQKAIADTATKYRTIDILVNNAGGHRAGSFEEVDNDAWRFDLEIKIIGVANFTREVLPYMRKQASGSIISVVSNSGKTPGPKSVPTSPARSAGLAVIKELSKEYGEYNIRANAVCIGYIRSEQVEKMWQNDPENPTWEEFSKQKAKDTHTPMGRVGETTEAAKVISFLASDAASYVSGAAVNIDGGASDAM is encoded by the coding sequence ATGGATTTAGGACTAAAAGGTAAAGTAGCAGTCATTACAGGGGCAAGTAGAGGTATCGGATTTGAAACAGCGAAAACACTTGCTGAGGAAGGCGCACAAGTTGTAATTACAGCCCGCCACGAAGACAGATTAATTGAGGCACAAACAGCCATTAAGGAAGCAACAGGGGTTGAAGTGGATTACGCAGTAGCTGACGTCACAGATTTACCGGCTGTCCAAAAAGCGATTGCAGATACAGCAACCAAATACCGGACTATCGATATCTTAGTGAACAATGCGGGTGGCCACAGAGCGGGCTCATTTGAAGAAGTGGATAATGATGCATGGCGATTTGACTTGGAAATCAAAATTATTGGTGTGGCGAATTTTACCCGTGAAGTATTGCCTTATATGCGTAAACAAGCTTCAGGTTCAATTATTAGCGTGGTTTCTAATTCTGGTAAAACGCCAGGTCCTAAGTCTGTACCGACATCTCCGGCGCGATCAGCTGGTTTAGCGGTGATCAAAGAATTGAGTAAGGAATACGGTGAATACAATATTCGTGCAAATGCGGTATGTATTGGTTATATCCGCAGTGAACAGGTTGAGAAGATGTGGCAAAATGACCCAGAAAATCCAACTTGGGAAGAGTTTTCAAAACAAAAAGCCAAAGATACGCATACGCCAATGGGCCGTGTTGGTGAAACAACAGAAGCTGCTAAAGTGATTAGCTTCCTTGCTTCAGATGCCGCCTCATATGTAAGTGGTGCAGCTGTCAATATTGACGGTGGCGCTTCAGACGCCATGTAA